CTCTGAGCAGATGAATATTACTCCATCTAAGCTTATGAAATGGATAATTTTCATACTTCCATATGATCCATGGAACCTTTCTCATTTGCAAGTAGAATGACTTTTCTACTCTCTCATGGttctgaaaatatcattcaACTGCACTCTCCTTTTCACGAGTCTAGTCTAGTATGAGGTATTACGGATCTCACGTTGGAATTATCCCTTTGGATGTTCTCAATTTTCCCCACTGATTCATAGCATGGCTTGCATTACTTAACATACTTGGACACTTGGGACGGCAGACATCTTGTGCTTATTCTCTTGCTGTGCTTGTTCGAAATATTACTTAATGAAAGGGTATATAGTAAATATACTGCGTGACTGACCTATACATTTTACGCATTTACTTTTGGTTTTTGTCAGCGTTGTTCCCCAAGCACGCTGTCCTTCCACATTCCAAGCTAATCCAGCTTAGCCGGACCGGAGAACCCGCCGGTGATATTTGCTCCAGTAGGAACAAACAATAATGCCCAGCCTATGAGGAAAGCGGACCTCCCCCCTCTAGAGGGAGACTGCTCCCCTGAAAAACTAAACTTTTCGTAGGAATCCTCACGCTTGCTTTTTCACAATATTATTTCTAGGCCGAAAGATTTCCTACATGTATGGGTGTTTTCACAAAAGGTAACCATCTAACAGTGAGAAAAGAGGATAATGCTGTTACACCCAACCATTTCAAACTACACCTTTACATTTGGAGCGGGCAATTATTTTGGTTAGAAGTTTTCCAATCTTTTTGATCGGAATAATCACAACAAACGTGCGgtaaattttgaaaaatttcaattagCTAGATATTAGCTATTAATAATCATAGCTTGCAGCACTTTCCCAATAGAGGTTTGAGCAAAGCACAGCACAGTACACCAGTAATAATACACAATGGGTATGttaaatatgaaaaataatggaACTGCTATTGTCATTTTTATAAGACAAAGAAACCTCGTTATACAAGAGAAGTGTCTCCCACGGAAGCAGGCATGAATATACGTTGTTGATGGACAAATGGAGCTGACGTTGTGCGGTCTAAGGCATCGAATACATACTAGTTTTTCATTCCTTGAGGAGCTAGGCCGCTTGATATTTCGGAGAATAAGGAATCACACGATCACCACCTCTTCCCACCccagatgatgatgaatcaAAGAGTGTAAGAGTATTTTTAGAATAATATGACAATTGCCCTGGTTAGTTTTGAGAATAACTTATCATTTTTACTAacaattttaaaaaatcatcCAAATGAATTATATTAGCcatttccaagaatttaCCAATCTTAAAGAATCATTTCAGAAAGCACTGGCAAGAACGTGTCAAGGTTCACTTTGACCAAGCTGGTAAAAAGGTCTCTAGACGTAATGCCAGAGCTGCCAGAGCCGCCAAGATTGCTCCAAGACCATTAGATCTTTTGAGACCTGTCGTTAGAGCTCCAACTGTCAAGTACAACAGAAAAGTTAGAGCTGGGAGAGGTTTCACCTTGGCTGAAGTTAAAGCTGCTGGTTTGACTGCTGCGTACGCCAGAACCATTGGTATTGCTGTTGACCACAGACGTCAAAACAGAAACcaagaaatctttgatGCTAACGTCCAAAGATTAAAGGAATACCAATCCAAGATCATTGTTTTCCCAAGAAACGGTAAGGCCCCAGAAGCTGAACAAGTTTTGTCTGCTGCTGCCACTTTCCCTATCGCTCAACCAACTACCGATGTTGAAGCCAGAGCTGTTCAAGACAACGGTGAATCTGCTTTCAGAACTTTGAGATTAGCCAGATCCGAAAAGAGATACAGAGGTGTCAGAGAGAAGAGAGCTAGAGACAAGGCTGAAGCTGAagctgaaaagaagaaatagataTAAGGGAGTATTTAAAGAGTTTTTCATCCACAAAATTTgtattttccttcttttttatctGTTTCATTTCATAAAtaacatatatatgtacaaTGTATAAATGGGAAGCCATCACTTATAATTTATCATTTCCTTAAAAAGCCTTATCAGAATGGCACGTCACccttcattcttcaaatataactgtttttttctgaaaCGATGGCGTTCTAGTCATATTGACACAACCTGCTCATTTCCTCCTCTGGATTGCGATCTAATGTTCATTCTGTGTTGAAAAGCGAAATGTGACCAAGCtattgaacaaaaagaaagtactGTCTTATTGTATTAAAAGTGACTatagaaaaattataaaaattttaattGTTAGAATATGCAATTTCTTCTAAACAGATGAGTACCTCTAATCAAATAAACCGAAACCCATGTCATCATCGGATTCTTCTttagcttcttcttcttccttttcagcTTCAGCTTCACCAGCGACACCACCAGCGACACCACCGGAGACACCAGCTGGAGCAGCAGCACCAGCACTGAAGTTGACCAATAATTCCTTCAAGTTTTGATTGTCCAAGGCCTTGGCAAAAATGTCGGCCCAGATACCTTCAACTGGAACATTGGCAGCGTCAGTCAAAGCCAACAACTTTTCGGAAGAGATTTCGATCTCAGAGTCGGCCAAAATCAAGGCAGCGTAAGACAAAGCGGATTCAGTAGacatttcttcttgctaTTTTAGAGATAATCGGTTTAAGCTGTTGTATTGGACAAAGCGGActatttctttattcttctgatttcttcctttaAAAATGTTCAAATTAAAAGATATTCAGAAACTTTATAagtgataaatttttttaatacACGCAGaagcatttttgaaaaatggaaaaaaaattatgaTAAAGTTGCGTGGTATCTTTATACGATATACGTTAATAACGATATTATTGATTACATAAACCATTGTTAATAGGTTAAATTTTAATATAATCCCTAGAAAGCTATAGGTGAAAACATGCGGTATTTCACTTCTTTCATAAATAAGACCTATAGGATGAGAGGCATGCAAGATTTTGTAGTATTTCAATAGAATGACTTTCTATTAACTATGTTGCTGTTTAGCGAATAAATATTTGGGCCATATTTGGGAAGCTTTTGAACAACGTGAGTCTATgtagatgaaaaaattgcgTACTAAAGTGAAAATTATGGTCCTTGATAGTAAGGGGGAGAAATCAAATCTGTGTCTagtttaatttttttcaaaagcgGCTGGAATTCTGGTGTTGGTGTATCTACTGCACTAGaattttcgttttcctCTTGCACTTGTTTACTCTGCTCTTTCTCCACTACCCATCTATCAAGCAGAGCCTGGGGAACATCTCTTGGTGGCAGCATAATCTCTATCATTCGAATTTTGTCATTAATAGCAAAATTGGGGTCATTGATCAAGGACCTAAATTCTCCAACAGTGATTATCTTCTTAGTTTCATAATTCGCGCAACCAAACACACGCAATAATCCTAAGTAGTTCCAAGGCTGAATATCATAATAGCTGGCGTCGGATCTGTGGTGTAAAAACCTGTCGACAGAATAACCTTGATTGTTCATCACGAAAATATAAGGTGTTAAACCCCACTTAACAATTGTAGATAATTCTTGAACCGTCAATTGAAAAGCACCGTCACCCATAAACAGAATAACTCTATGTTTAGTTGGGGGAAACTCATTTTTGTTGATCTCCTGCACTGCAAACTCTGCTCCAAGGCACGCCCCCATTGTATAACCGACAGATCCCCAAAGAGCCTGAGATATGCCCAGTGTATTTACCGGAAATCTGGTTTGGTTAACCCCGAATGCAGAAGCACCAGTTTCGGTTATGATTATGTCCCCTGGTTGGAACCAACGAGATATTTCATTCCAAACCCATTCTTGTCTCAAAAGAACATTGCCTGCCGGATAAGGTCTTGGTACCATCATGTTAGGTTGTTCACTTGGTCTGTAGGATAGCTTAGATTCATCTAGACTTGCTAGTAGTTTTTGTAGCAGTAGTTTTACGCTTAGGTCGGGGTATGTAGcattttttagttttacAGACGTAGAATATAGTAATGCacaatttttggttttgtaTTGGAAATGGAAAGTCGATGTGCTAAACTCGGATAGCATGCAACCAATGACGATAATAAAATCCGCAAAATCGACTACTTCCCTAACTTCTGGAGCTGATATGGAGCCTGTGAATACACCTCCAAACTGTGGATCTGTTTCGTTCACTGTGCCCTTACCCATAGGTGTGACAAATATGGGGAATTTGAGCCTACTACAAAGTTCTTTAGTCTCTTCGATTAAATTTTGTCTGCTTGTACATGCATCAACAATGATTGCAGGGTTCTGGCTTTTGTACATAATGCTCAATATTCGAGTAataacttctttttctacGTCTGGATCGTTTTTATGCAGTTGTAAATCCAGAGGAGTATTTAGCCTTGCTGATTC
This is a stretch of genomic DNA from Saccharomyces kudriavzevii IFO 1802 strain IFO1802 genome assembly, chromosome: 4. It encodes these proteins:
- the RPP1A gene encoding ribosomal protein P1 (similar to Saccharomyces cerevisiae RPP1A (YDL081C); ancestral locus Anc_2.388), which translates into the protein MSTESALSYAALILADSEIEISSEKLLALTDAANVPVEGIWADIFAKALDNQNLKELLVNFSAGAAAPAGVSGGVAGGVAGEAEAEKEEEEAKEESDDDMGFGLFD
- the THI3 gene encoding branched-chain-2-oxoacid decarboxylase THI3 (similar to Saccharomyces cerevisiae THI3 (YDL080C); ancestral locus Anc_2.390), whose translation is MNSSYAQKYGLPKYIAISDYLFHRLNQLNIHTIFGLSGEFSMPLLDKLYDIPNLRWAGNSNELNAAYAADGYSRLKGLGCLITTFGVGELSAINGVAGSYAEHVGILHIVGMPPTSAQTKQLLLHHTLGNGDFTVFHRIASDVACYTTLIVDSELCADEVDKCIKMAWIEQRPVYMGMPVNQVNLPIESARLNTPLDLQLHKNDPDVEKEVITRILSIMYKSQNPAIIVDACTSRQNLIEETKELCSRLKFPIFVTPMGKGTVNETDPQFGGVFTGSISAPEVREVVDFADFIIVIGCMLSEFSTSTFHFQYKTKNCALLYSTSVKLKNATYPDLSVKLLLQKLLASLDESKLSYRPSEQPNMMVPRPYPAGNVLLRQEWVWNEISRWFQPGDIIITETGASAFGVNQTRFPVNTLGISQALWGSVGYTMGACLGAEFAVQEINKNEFPPTKHRVILFMGDGAFQLTVQELSTIVKWGLTPYIFVMNNQGYSVDRFLHHRSDASYYDIQPWNYLGLLRVFGCANYETKKIITVGEFRSLINDPNFAINDKIRMIEIMLPPRDVPQALLDRWVVEKEQSKQVQEENENSSAVDTPTPEFQPLLKKIKLDTDLISPPYYQGP
- the RPL13A gene encoding 60S ribosomal protein eL13 (similar to Saccharomyces cerevisiae RPL13A (YDL082W) and RPL13B (YMR142C); ancestral locus Anc_2.387), whose translation is MAISKNLPILKNHFRKHWQERVKVHFDQAGKKVSRRNARAARAAKIAPRPLDLLRPVVRAPTVKYNRKVRAGRGFTLAEVKAAGLTAAYARTIGIAVDHRRQNRNQEIFDANVQRLKEYQSKIIVFPRNGKAPEAEQVLSAAATFPIAQPTTDVEARAVQDNGESAFRTLRLARSEKRYRGVREKRARDKAEAEAEKKK